The following are encoded in a window of Nakamurella sp. A5-74 genomic DNA:
- a CDS encoding glutaredoxin family protein — protein MVEQQVERTPTPHILLMTRAACHLCDEATVVVVQAADAAAVSWSGHDVDADPELRAEFGDRVPVVLVASDHPDGGSADALLDGATEVGHFRITRAAVTDAIDRARGR, from the coding sequence ATGGTCGAGCAGCAGGTCGAACGGACACCCACCCCACACATCCTGCTGATGACGCGCGCCGCATGTCACCTCTGCGACGAGGCCACGGTGGTGGTCGTCCAGGCGGCTGACGCGGCAGCGGTCAGCTGGTCCGGGCACGACGTCGACGCCGATCCGGAGCTACGGGCGGAATTCGGCGATCGGGTACCGGTGGTGCTGGTCGCGTCCGACCATCCCGATGGCGGATCCGCGGACGCGCTGCTCGACGGCGCCACCGAGGTCGGTCACTTCCGGATCACCCGAGCTGCGGTGACCGACGCGATCGACCGGGCCAGGGGACGCTGA
- a CDS encoding redox-sensing transcriptional repressor Rex: MSSPSGAQVGPGTDRSRDIPDATAARLSRYHRVLTEHPSFVGRSSVRSADLAGAAGVDAALLRRDLSFLGTNGVRGVGYDTATLATLITLALGAHTAHRVALFGVGHLGRALAGYAGLAGQGFQVVALFDHDPSVVGGTVNGLTVLDIDEAPAVLRSVGATIGIITTPVAAAQQVADVLVAAGIGSVLNFAPLVLDLPEHVHLRQVDLALELQMLAFHESRRVLEEPHGPTAQVPS; the protein is encoded by the coding sequence GTGTCAAGCCCTTCGGGTGCACAGGTCGGTCCTGGAACGGACCGATCCCGGGACATCCCGGACGCGACCGCCGCACGCCTCTCCCGGTACCACCGGGTGCTCACCGAACACCCCTCCTTCGTCGGTCGCTCGAGCGTGCGCTCGGCCGATCTGGCCGGCGCTGCCGGCGTCGATGCTGCGCTGCTGCGACGCGACCTGTCCTTCCTCGGTACCAACGGGGTCCGCGGGGTCGGGTACGACACCGCCACCCTCGCCACGCTCATCACCCTGGCCCTCGGGGCGCACACCGCGCACCGGGTCGCGCTGTTCGGCGTGGGGCACCTGGGTCGCGCACTGGCCGGGTACGCGGGCCTCGCCGGGCAGGGATTCCAGGTCGTCGCCCTCTTCGACCACGATCCGTCGGTGGTCGGCGGCACCGTCAACGGGCTGACGGTGCTCGACATCGACGAAGCCCCGGCGGTGTTGCGATCGGTCGGCGCCACCATCGGCATCATCACCACCCCCGTCGCGGCAGCCCAGCAGGTTGCCGATGTGCTGGTCGCCGCCGGCATCGGATCTGTGCTCAACTTCGCCCCACTCGTCCTCGATCTTCCGGAGCACGTCCACCTGCGACAGGTGGACCTGGCTCTGGAGTTGCAGATGCTCGCGTTCCACGAGTCGAGGCGGGTGTTGGAGGAACCGCACGGGCCGACGGCGCAGGTGCCGTCCTGA
- a CDS encoding uroporphyrinogen-III synthase, which translates to MTSSPRVTGRMAFIGAGPGDPGLLTVRAHQLLRSAELVLTDPDVPTGITALAAGAEVQPAVGDPAAVAAALGAAVGEGRIVVRLIAGDVLTADAVIEEITAVAASSVPFEIVPGLSAASAAASYAGIPVGSVHTVADVRRTDDWARLAGSPGTLLLHASAHHLADTAAALAENGFDSATPASITSSATLADQRTVDGTLATLDSVGRSLSGSLVVTIGSSVGRRAQLSWWESRALYGWRVLIPQTKDSSEAMVELLRSHGATSERVPTIAVEPPRTPAQMERAVKGLVDGRYQWVVFTSENSVRAVWEKFTEFGLDARAFSGMRIACVDERTADAVRALGIVPDLIADEGGAGTAALLEDFPDHDDLLDPVDRVLLPRADIATETLAAGLRERGWEVDDVTAYRTVRAAPPPAPIREAIKTGGFEAVCFTSSSTVRNLVGIAGKPHARTIVACLGPKTAETAREFGLRVDVQPETPDIERMVQALASHAARLRSEGALPPPRKTPRRR; encoded by the coding sequence ATGACGAGCTCGCCGCGTGTAACAGGGCGGATGGCGTTCATCGGGGCAGGCCCCGGGGACCCCGGCCTGTTGACCGTGCGTGCCCACCAGTTGCTGCGGTCCGCGGAGTTGGTGCTGACCGATCCCGACGTTCCGACGGGCATCACCGCACTGGCCGCGGGCGCCGAGGTGCAGCCGGCAGTGGGGGACCCCGCAGCGGTCGCAGCCGCGCTCGGCGCGGCGGTGGGCGAGGGCCGGATCGTCGTCCGGCTGATCGCCGGCGACGTGCTGACGGCCGACGCCGTGATCGAGGAGATCACCGCGGTCGCCGCGTCGTCGGTGCCGTTCGAGATCGTGCCCGGTCTCTCCGCCGCCTCTGCCGCCGCCAGCTATGCGGGGATCCCGGTCGGCTCGGTGCACACCGTTGCCGACGTGCGCCGCACGGATGACTGGGCCCGGCTCGCCGGCTCGCCGGGCACTCTGCTGCTGCACGCTTCCGCGCACCACCTCGCCGACACCGCCGCGGCGCTCGCGGAGAACGGTTTCGACTCGGCGACGCCGGCGTCGATCACCTCCTCGGCCACCCTGGCCGACCAGCGGACGGTCGATGGCACGCTGGCCACCCTGGACAGTGTCGGACGCTCGCTGTCCGGTTCGCTGGTGGTGACCATCGGCTCCTCCGTCGGTCGCCGGGCGCAGCTGTCGTGGTGGGAGTCCAGGGCGCTGTACGGCTGGCGGGTGCTGATCCCGCAGACCAAGGACTCCTCGGAGGCCATGGTCGAGTTGCTGCGCAGCCACGGTGCCACCAGCGAGCGGGTGCCGACCATCGCCGTCGAGCCGCCCCGCACGCCTGCCCAGATGGAACGGGCCGTCAAGGGACTGGTGGACGGCCGGTACCAGTGGGTGGTGTTCACCTCGGAGAACTCCGTGCGGGCCGTCTGGGAGAAGTTCACCGAGTTCGGTCTGGACGCACGAGCGTTCTCCGGCATGCGTATTGCCTGCGTGGACGAGCGCACCGCGGACGCGGTCCGGGCGCTGGGCATCGTCCCCGACCTGATCGCGGACGAGGGCGGGGCCGGCACCGCCGCGTTGTTGGAGGACTTCCCCGACCACGACGACCTGCTCGACCCGGTCGACCGGGTCCTGCTGCCCCGGGCCGACATCGCCACCGAGACGCTGGCCGCCGGCCTGCGGGAGCGCGGCTGGGAGGTGGACGACGTCACCGCCTACCGCACCGTGCGGGCCGCGCCGCCGCCCGCGCCGATCCGGGAAGCGATCAAGACGGGAGGGTTCGAGGCCGTCTGTTTCACCTCGTCCTCCACCGTCCGCAACCTGGTCGGGATCGCCGGCAAGCCGCACGCCCGGACGATCGTCGCATGCCTCGGCCCGAAGACCGCCGAGACCGCACGCGAGTTCGGACTCCGGGTGGACGTCCAGCCCGAGACGCCGGACATCGAGCGGATGGTCCAGGCACTCGCCTCGCACGCCGCCCGGCTGCGGTCCGAGGGCGCCCTTCCGCCGCCGCGGAAAACTCCGCGGCGACGCTGA
- a CDS encoding histidine phosphatase family protein: MPYRDSSGDTPPNARSADGDTVVHLLRHGKVQNPEGILYGTLPGYRLARSGQAMARGVAEHLRGSDIRYLAASSLERAQQTVAPLAALADVPVITDDRLIEAGNSFAGTRFTPTSLLRPVTWSRMVNPTRPSWGEPYLDIARRMLAAVTAAETAAHGHAAVLVSHQLPIWTVRRFLSGQRLWHNPAVRECALASITSLYFSSGVLVRIGYTEPVKHIAAVDDPVTPGPGRTT, encoded by the coding sequence ATGCCGTACCGAGACAGTTCTGGGGACACCCCGCCCAACGCCCGGAGCGCGGACGGCGACACGGTCGTCCACCTGCTGCGCCACGGCAAGGTGCAGAACCCTGAGGGCATCCTGTACGGCACGCTGCCCGGATACCGGTTGGCCCGATCGGGACAGGCGATGGCCCGCGGTGTCGCAGAACACTTGCGCGGCAGTGACATCCGCTACCTGGCCGCGTCATCCCTCGAGCGCGCCCAGCAGACCGTCGCCCCGCTCGCAGCCCTGGCAGACGTGCCGGTGATCACCGACGACCGGCTGATCGAGGCGGGCAACTCCTTCGCCGGGACCCGCTTCACGCCGACGTCGTTGTTGCGGCCCGTCACCTGGAGCCGGATGGTCAATCCGACCAGACCGTCGTGGGGTGAGCCCTACCTCGACATCGCCCGCCGGATGCTGGCTGCGGTGACGGCGGCCGAGACGGCCGCCCACGGCCATGCCGCAGTGCTCGTCTCGCACCAGTTGCCGATCTGGACGGTCCGCCGGTTCCTGTCCGGGCAGCGGCTCTGGCACAACCCCGCCGTCCGCGAGTGCGCGCTCGCCTCGATCACTTCCTTGTATTTCTCCAGCGGTGTGCTGGTGCGCATCGGCTACACCGAACCGGTGAAACACATCGCCGCCGTCGACGATCCGGTGACCCCGGGCCCCGGGAGGACCACATGA
- a CDS encoding TlpA disulfide reductase family protein — translation MMTRLVRRSPMLAMLAAAVLALSACTGEASQVSAPQGGGFELVTPGGKNTFDYPVADRKPLGEISGPALTGDSRVTVADYPDTVVVLNFWGSWCGPCRAESPYLTIAATDLKSKGVQFLGINVREANRENGADFDAVRGTPYPSIYDQQARVLASIPGYPINIVPSTIVLDRQHRVAHLWLVPFDSPADLVAVVSQIAAEK, via the coding sequence ATGATGACCCGGCTCGTGCGCAGGAGCCCGATGTTGGCCATGCTGGCGGCGGCCGTTCTGGCGCTGTCGGCGTGCACCGGTGAGGCCAGCCAGGTGAGTGCGCCGCAGGGCGGCGGCTTCGAGTTGGTGACCCCCGGCGGCAAGAACACGTTCGACTACCCGGTTGCCGACCGCAAGCCGCTGGGTGAGATCTCCGGACCGGCGCTCACCGGTGACAGCAGGGTCACGGTGGCCGACTACCCGGACACCGTGGTGGTGCTCAACTTCTGGGGATCCTGGTGCGGACCGTGCCGGGCGGAGTCGCCGTACCTGACGATCGCGGCCACCGACCTCAAGAGCAAGGGTGTGCAGTTCCTCGGGATCAACGTCCGTGAGGCGAACCGGGAAAACGGCGCCGACTTCGACGCCGTCCGCGGAACGCCCTACCCCTCGATCTACGACCAGCAGGCCAGGGTGCTCGCCTCGATCCCCGGGTACCCGATCAACATCGTGCCGTCGACGATCGTGCTCGACCGGCAACACCGGGTCGCCCATCTCTGGCTCGTCCCGTTCGACTCGCCGGCCGACCTCGTCGCCGTGGTCAGCCAGATCGCGGCCGAGAAATGA
- a CDS encoding cytochrome c biogenesis CcdA family protein, giving the protein MSGLTDTVASGPFLVAGGLAVAAGFVSFASPCVLPLVPGYLSYLTGLVGAENSEQSRGGRATATATAVRSRVVQATLLFIAGFTVVFVLQSMIVIGFSRLLSDNQDWLTRIGGVVMVVMGLALMGWVRPLQREARIHAKPRGRIFGALALGAIFSLGWTACLGPVLAGVTSLAISSDWNGNAWRGLYLVVLYCAGLGIPFLLLAFGFGWASGAVGFLRRHARVIQVVGATAMIVLGLLMVVGLWGDFIGWLQQRYVNDSRSVL; this is encoded by the coding sequence ATGAGCGGCCTCACCGACACCGTGGCCTCCGGGCCGTTCCTGGTGGCCGGCGGGCTCGCTGTCGCGGCCGGCTTCGTCTCGTTCGCCTCGCCCTGCGTGCTGCCGCTGGTGCCCGGCTACCTCTCGTACCTGACCGGGCTGGTGGGTGCGGAGAACTCCGAGCAGTCGCGCGGTGGTCGTGCCACGGCCACCGCCACCGCGGTGCGTTCCCGTGTCGTGCAGGCGACGCTGCTGTTCATCGCCGGCTTCACCGTGGTGTTCGTGCTGCAGTCGATGATCGTGATCGGCTTCTCCCGCCTGCTGTCCGACAACCAGGACTGGTTGACCCGCATCGGTGGCGTGGTGATGGTCGTGATGGGTCTGGCCCTGATGGGGTGGGTCCGGCCACTGCAGCGCGAGGCGCGCATCCATGCAAAACCGCGGGGGCGGATCTTCGGAGCGCTGGCGCTCGGTGCGATCTTCTCGCTGGGCTGGACGGCCTGCCTGGGACCGGTGCTGGCCGGGGTCACCTCGCTGGCGATCTCCAGCGACTGGAACGGCAACGCCTGGCGCGGGCTGTACCTGGTGGTGCTCTACTGCGCCGGCCTGGGTATCCCGTTCCTGTTGCTCGCCTTCGGGTTCGGTTGGGCGAGCGGCGCCGTGGGCTTCCTGCGCCGACATGCACGGGTGATCCAGGTGGTCGGGGCGACGGCGATGATCGTGCTCGGGCTGCTGATGGTGGTCGGCTTGTGGGGCGACTTCATCGGCTGGTTGCAGCAGCGGTACGTCAACGACTCCCGGTCGGTGCTGTAG
- a CDS encoding cytochrome c biogenesis protein ResB produces MSTLTDDLDRAPHPAPPGRGRSVLQFLRNTWRGLTSMRTALILLFLLALASMPGALLPQWSLNQTRTREYIEANPTWGPIANALGLFEVFASPWYAAIYLSLFLSLVGCLLPRCWDFAKQLRAEPVRTPRNLARMPLHTVHAVDDEPEVVADRVAKALRRKHWRVLRRSAAGGVHTVSAEKGYLREVGNLVFHFSLLGLLVAVAIGKLFGYEGSVIWRVGDQFCSSTPVQYDNFRPGLTVDGTEMQPFCVDLKTFEAKYSDAGQPLDYSVGLSYQFGRDPATGVNTDHFDPYLLRVNEPLRMDGERLYLLGHGYAPEVRITFPDGQTRTVSANFISSDPTLLSSGAIKVTDPPGATLENLTQRQLAIVGLFAPTAFEHGKIMTSSYPAATKPGLAVAIYRGDLGLETGRPQSIYAIDKAQEDSGRLKELERVNLYIGDSTTLDDGTKITFTGYREWVSLQTSYDPGQTAALVFAITLLGGLMMSLTIKRRRVWFRVQPSSTVSSSSDGQSSSGGGTRVEVGGLARTDQAGYGSEFSGIAALAYPPGAVVAEDDDLHLQSSSSEHDDDGEER; encoded by the coding sequence ATGAGCACTCTGACCGACGACCTCGACCGGGCCCCGCACCCCGCGCCGCCCGGCCGCGGCCGGTCCGTGCTGCAGTTCCTGCGCAACACCTGGCGCGGCCTCACCAGCATGCGCACCGCGCTGATCCTGCTGTTCCTATTGGCCCTGGCCAGCATGCCGGGGGCGCTGCTGCCGCAGTGGTCGCTCAACCAGACCCGCACCCGGGAGTACATCGAGGCGAACCCGACCTGGGGGCCGATCGCCAACGCGCTGGGACTCTTCGAGGTGTTCGCCTCACCCTGGTATGCGGCCATCTACCTGTCACTCTTCCTGTCGCTGGTGGGCTGCCTGCTGCCGCGCTGCTGGGACTTCGCGAAACAACTGCGCGCCGAACCGGTGCGCACCCCGCGCAATCTCGCCCGGATGCCGCTGCACACGGTGCATGCGGTGGACGACGAGCCGGAGGTGGTGGCCGATCGGGTCGCGAAGGCCTTGCGCCGCAAGCACTGGCGGGTGTTGCGGCGTTCCGCGGCGGGCGGGGTGCACACCGTCTCGGCTGAGAAGGGCTACCTGCGCGAGGTCGGCAACCTGGTCTTCCACTTCTCGCTGCTCGGTCTGCTGGTCGCGGTGGCGATCGGCAAGCTGTTCGGCTACGAGGGCAGCGTGATCTGGCGGGTCGGCGACCAGTTCTGTTCCTCCACTCCCGTCCAGTACGACAACTTCCGCCCGGGTCTCACGGTGGACGGCACCGAGATGCAGCCGTTCTGCGTCGATCTGAAGACCTTCGAGGCGAAGTACTCCGACGCCGGGCAACCCCTCGACTACTCGGTGGGACTCAGCTACCAATTCGGCCGGGATCCGGCGACCGGGGTGAACACCGATCACTTCGACCCGTACCTGCTGCGGGTCAACGAACCGCTCCGGATGGACGGCGAGCGGCTGTACCTGCTCGGCCACGGCTACGCCCCGGAGGTTCGGATCACCTTCCCCGACGGGCAGACGCGCACCGTCTCGGCGAACTTCATCTCCAGCGATCCGACCCTGTTGTCCAGTGGCGCCATCAAGGTGACGGATCCGCCCGGTGCGACCCTGGAGAACCTCACCCAGCGGCAGCTCGCCATCGTCGGCCTCTTCGCGCCGACCGCGTTCGAGCACGGGAAGATCATGACCAGCAGTTACCCGGCGGCGACCAAGCCAGGGCTGGCGGTCGCGATCTACCGCGGCGACCTCGGCCTGGAGACCGGCCGGCCGCAGTCGATCTACGCGATCGACAAGGCCCAGGAGGACAGTGGGAGGCTCAAGGAGCTGGAGCGGGTCAACCTGTACATCGGCGACTCGACCACTCTCGACGACGGCACCAAGATCACCTTCACCGGCTACCGCGAGTGGGTGTCGTTGCAGACCAGCTACGACCCCGGTCAGACCGCGGCGCTGGTGTTCGCGATCACTCTGCTGGGTGGTCTGATGATGTCTCTGACGATCAAACGCCGCCGGGTCTGGTTCCGGGTGCAGCCATCTTCTACAGTTAGTAGTAGTTCGGACGGGCAATCGTCGTCCGGTGGCGGCACCAGGGTGGAGGTCGGCGGGCTGGCCCGCACCGATCAGGCCGGTTACGGCTCGGAGTTCTCCGGGATCGCCGCGCTGGCGTACCCGCCCGGGGCGGTCGTCGCGGAGGATGACGACCTCCACCTGCAGTCCAGCAGTTCCGAGCACGACGACGATGGTGAGGAGCGGTAG
- the ccsB gene encoding c-type cytochrome biogenesis protein CcsB — protein MAGFSDLAFQAAMAAYVVALICYGIEFAARRAMDPTQLEVASREHRLVKAGVGAPESLYADRHIDDRHIDERDIDERDIDDELDDDELDEGPRTQWGPLFGRAAVVLTVIGALVNATSVVTRGIAAGRLPLGNMYEFTSFICLAATTCWLIVLAKFKERALGFFVMIPVAILAFVAGTVLWIQAGPVQPSLNSYWKWIHVTTISASGSVLLVSGAASAMYLLRHRFDSKLLAARTDATATARVQASSLARLPSLAALDKIAYRTAIVAFPVYTFAVIAGALWAEVAWGRYWGWDPKETVAFVSWVFYAGYLHARATSGWRGARAAWINVVGFAAIIFNLFFVNMVITGLHSYAGVG, from the coding sequence GTGGCCGGATTCTCCGATCTCGCCTTCCAGGCGGCCATGGCGGCCTATGTGGTGGCGTTGATCTGTTACGGGATCGAGTTCGCCGCGAGGCGGGCGATGGATCCCACCCAACTCGAGGTGGCAAGTCGCGAGCACAGGTTGGTCAAGGCGGGCGTGGGTGCGCCCGAATCGCTGTACGCGGACCGGCACATCGACGACCGACACATCGACGAGCGCGACATCGACGAGCGCGACATCGACGACGAGCTCGATGACGACGAGCTCGACGAAGGCCCGCGCACCCAGTGGGGCCCGTTGTTCGGTCGCGCCGCAGTGGTGCTCACCGTCATCGGAGCGCTCGTCAACGCGACTTCCGTCGTGACGCGGGGGATCGCCGCCGGGCGGCTCCCGCTGGGCAACATGTACGAGTTCACCTCGTTCATCTGCCTGGCCGCCACGACCTGCTGGCTGATCGTGCTGGCGAAGTTCAAGGAGCGTGCGCTGGGCTTCTTCGTGATGATCCCGGTCGCGATCCTGGCGTTCGTAGCCGGAACCGTGCTGTGGATCCAGGCCGGTCCCGTCCAACCGTCGCTCAACTCGTACTGGAAGTGGATCCACGTCACGACCATCTCGGCGTCGGGGTCGGTGCTGTTGGTGAGCGGTGCAGCTTCGGCGATGTATCTGCTGCGGCACCGCTTCGACTCCAAGCTGCTCGCCGCCCGGACCGATGCGACGGCCACCGCCCGGGTGCAGGCGTCATCGCTGGCCCGGTTGCCGTCACTCGCGGCGCTCGACAAGATCGCCTATCGCACCGCGATCGTCGCCTTTCCCGTCTACACCTTCGCCGTCATCGCCGGCGCACTCTGGGCCGAGGTCGCGTGGGGACGCTACTGGGGCTGGGATCCGAAGGAGACTGTTGCGTTCGTGAGTTGGGTCTTCTACGCCGGCTATCTGCATGCGCGGGCGACCAGCGGATGGCGGGGTGCGCGGGCAGCCTGGATCAACGTCGTCGGGTTCGCCGCGATCATCTTCAACCTGTTCTTCGTGAACATGGTCATCACCGGCCTGCACAGCTACGCGGGCGTCGGCTGA
- a CDS encoding BldC family transcriptional regulator — protein MSENHVPQQSRTSPFTAPASAPRTSNGHERLLTPGEVAQMFRVDPKTVTRWASAGRIGSIRTPGGHRRFRETEVVALLQELTMEARGY, from the coding sequence ATGTCGGAGAACCACGTGCCGCAGCAGTCACGCACCAGTCCGTTCACAGCTCCGGCCTCGGCTCCGCGGACATCGAACGGGCACGAACGTCTGCTGACGCCCGGCGAGGTGGCGCAGATGTTCCGGGTCGATCCCAAGACCGTCACCCGTTGGGCGTCCGCGGGTCGGATCGGATCCATCCGTACCCCCGGCGGGCACCGCCGCTTCCGCGAGACCGAGGTCGTCGCCCTGCTCCAGGAGCTGACGATGGAGGCCCGCGGGTACTGA